From a region of the Streptomyces caniferus genome:
- a CDS encoding cytochrome P450, with amino-acid sequence MHPESSTPAPHAPGSAAAAAAFEPTGRTPVPEKERQEAASSLSAPVKLPTARSAGCPFDPPAELAELRAQRPLTRMRYPDGHLGWLATGYSAVRAIHADPRFSSRYELLHNPFESGHTGALPPAPVGDLTGLDAPEHTRYRRLLMGKFTVRRMRGLTARVEEITAEQLDAMERRGPTLDLVEAYAQPLPALMICELLGVPSADREVFQRHTATIMTRSATQDEVFAAMTALQETLAALVTAKRAKPTDDLLSDLTTTDLTDEELAGIGVFLLAAGLDTTANMLALGAFALLSHPDQLAALRADPGLAPQAVEELLRYLSIAHTGARSALEDVELEGQLIKKGETVTLSIEAADRDPERFPDPDTLDLHRKVTGHLAFGHGIHQCLGQQLARVEMQVAFPALFTRFPTLRLAVPPEDVPLRDGMNIYGVHRLPVTWGEV; translated from the coding sequence ATGCACCCCGAATCGTCGACCCCGGCTCCCCACGCCCCCGGCTCCGCGGCGGCCGCCGCCGCCTTCGAGCCGACCGGCAGGACCCCCGTGCCCGAGAAGGAGAGGCAGGAAGCAGCGTCGTCGCTCTCCGCCCCCGTCAAGCTGCCGACCGCCCGCTCCGCGGGCTGCCCCTTCGACCCGCCCGCCGAGCTGGCGGAGCTGCGCGCGCAGCGGCCGCTCACCCGGATGCGCTACCCGGACGGGCACCTGGGCTGGCTGGCCACCGGCTACTCGGCGGTCCGTGCGATACACGCCGACCCGCGCTTCAGCTCACGCTACGAGCTCCTGCACAACCCCTTCGAGAGCGGCCACACCGGCGCCCTGCCCCCGGCACCGGTCGGTGACCTCACCGGGCTCGACGCCCCCGAGCACACCCGCTACCGGCGGCTGCTCATGGGCAAGTTCACCGTCCGCCGGATGCGCGGACTCACCGCCCGCGTCGAGGAGATCACCGCCGAGCAGCTGGACGCCATGGAGCGCCGGGGACCGACGCTGGACCTGGTGGAGGCGTACGCCCAGCCCCTCCCCGCGCTGATGATCTGCGAACTCCTCGGTGTCCCGTCTGCCGACCGGGAGGTCTTCCAGCGCCATACGGCGACGATCATGACCCGGAGCGCCACCCAGGACGAGGTGTTCGCCGCCATGACCGCGCTGCAGGAGACCCTGGCCGCGCTGGTGACGGCCAAGCGCGCAAAACCCACCGACGACCTGCTCAGCGACCTCACGACCACCGACCTCACCGACGAGGAACTCGCCGGCATCGGGGTCTTCCTGCTCGCCGCCGGCCTCGACACCACCGCCAACATGCTCGCGCTCGGCGCCTTCGCGCTGCTGTCGCACCCGGACCAGCTCGCCGCCCTGCGCGCCGATCCGGGCCTCGCCCCGCAGGCGGTCGAGGAGCTGCTGCGCTACCTGAGCATCGCCCACACCGGGGCGCGGTCGGCGCTGGAGGACGTCGAGCTGGAGGGCCAGCTCATCAAGAAGGGCGAGACGGTGACCCTCTCGATCGAGGCCGCCGACCGCGACCCGGAACGGTTCCCCGACCCCGACACCCTCGATCTGCACCGCAAGGTCACCGGGCACCTGGCGTTCGGCCACGGCATCCACCAGTGCCTGGGCCAGCAGTTGGCCCGCGTCGAGATGCAGGTCGCCTTCCCGGCGCTGTTCACCCGCTTCCCGACGCTGCGGCTGGCGGTCCCGCCCGAGGACGTGCCCCTGCGGGACGGCATGAATATCTACGGGGTGCACCGGCTCCCCGTCACCTGGGGCGAGGTGTAG
- a CDS encoding ABC transporter permease gives MSTSSYAMRDSMTMLRRNLKHARRYPSLTLQVVAMPIVMLLLFVFVFGGALGTGIGLPGAANDRGAYVDYVVPGIILMAVTSGAISTAVSVSTDMTEGIINRFRTMAISRASVLTGHVVGSVIQTMVSLILVVAVALAVGFRPHATPAEWLAALGLLALLAFALTWLAAAMGMVAKTVESASNAPMPLTFLPFLGSAVVTPDSMPAGLRWFAEYQPFTPLNETLRGLLLGTEIGNNGVIALAWGVALALTGYLWARAAFRRGATR, from the coding sequence ATGAGCACTTCCTCGTACGCGATGCGCGACTCGATGACGATGTTGCGCCGCAACCTCAAGCACGCCCGGCGCTACCCGTCCCTGACGCTGCAGGTCGTCGCCATGCCGATCGTGATGCTGCTGCTCTTCGTCTTCGTCTTCGGCGGCGCGCTCGGCACCGGCATCGGCCTGCCGGGCGCGGCGAACGACCGCGGCGCGTACGTCGACTACGTCGTCCCGGGCATCATCCTGATGGCTGTGACCTCCGGTGCCATCTCGACGGCGGTGTCCGTCTCCACCGACATGACCGAAGGCATCATCAACCGCTTCCGCACCATGGCGATCTCCCGTGCCTCCGTGCTGACGGGCCATGTGGTCGGCAGCGTCATCCAGACCATGGTCAGCCTGATCCTGGTCGTCGCCGTCGCGCTGGCGGTCGGCTTCCGGCCGCACGCCACCCCCGCCGAGTGGCTCGCCGCCCTCGGTCTCCTCGCCCTGCTCGCCTTCGCCCTCACCTGGCTGGCCGCCGCGATGGGCATGGTGGCCAAAACCGTCGAGTCCGCGAGCAACGCCCCCATGCCGCTCACCTTCCTGCCCTTCCTCGGCAGCGCCGTCGTCACCCCCGACTCCATGCCGGCCGGGCTGCGCTGGTTCGCCGAGTACCAGCCCTTCACGCCCCTCAACGAGACGCTCCGCGGCCTCCTGCTGGGCACCGAGATCGGCAACAACGGTGTCATCGCCCTGGCATGGGGCGTCGCCCTCGCTCTGACCGGCTACCTGTGGGCACGGGCGGCCTTCCGCCGTGGCGCCACGCGTTGA
- a CDS encoding ATP-binding cassette domain-containing protein, whose protein sequence is MIMQTLPVRSAAAITADGLAKSYGDKVVLDGIDLRIPEGTVFALLGPNGAGKTTTVQILSTLIPASAGRARVAGHDLVREADAVRAAIGVTGQFSAVDNLLNARENLLLMADLHHLSRSEGRRRATELLHRFELTEAATKPVATFSGGMRRKLDLAMTLVGDPRLIFLDEPTTGLDPRSRRTMWEIIRRLVADDGVTVFLTTQYLEEADQLADRIAVLDHGKLVAEGTADELKRQIPGGHIRLRLADAHELDAAAALFTRATRDDEALTLDIPGDGGIPALRAVLDTLDRASVRAEALTVHTPGLDEVFLTLTGRSPQPVTAVNSPERNAR, encoded by the coding sequence ATGATCATGCAAACTCTTCCGGTCCGCTCCGCCGCGGCGATCACCGCGGACGGGCTGGCCAAGTCCTACGGCGACAAGGTCGTGCTCGACGGCATCGACCTGCGCATCCCCGAGGGCACGGTCTTCGCCCTGCTCGGGCCCAATGGCGCGGGCAAGACCACCACCGTGCAGATCCTCTCCACCCTCATCCCGGCAAGCGCGGGACGGGCCCGGGTGGCGGGCCACGACCTGGTCCGCGAGGCCGACGCCGTACGCGCCGCCATCGGCGTCACCGGCCAGTTCTCGGCGGTGGACAACCTGCTCAACGCCCGGGAGAACCTGCTCCTCATGGCGGACCTGCACCATCTGAGCCGCAGCGAAGGCCGCCGGCGCGCCACCGAACTCCTGCACCGCTTCGAGTTGACCGAGGCGGCCACCAAACCCGTCGCGACCTTCTCGGGCGGTATGCGGCGCAAGCTCGACCTCGCGATGACGCTGGTCGGCGACCCGCGCCTGATCTTCCTCGACGAGCCGACCACCGGGCTCGACCCGCGCAGCCGGCGCACCATGTGGGAGATCATCCGCCGTCTGGTCGCCGACGACGGCGTCACCGTCTTCCTGACGACGCAGTACCTGGAGGAAGCCGACCAGCTCGCCGACCGCATCGCCGTCCTGGACCACGGGAAGCTGGTCGCCGAAGGCACCGCGGACGAGCTGAAGCGGCAGATCCCCGGCGGCCATATCCGCCTCCGGCTCGCCGACGCGCACGAACTCGACGCGGCCGCCGCCCTCTTCACCCGCGCCACGCGCGACGACGAAGCGCTCACCCTGGACATCCCCGGTGACGGCGGCATCCCGGCCCTGCGCGCCGTGCTCGACACCCTCGACCGGGCGTCGGTCCGCGCCGAGGCGCTCACCGTGCACACCCCCGGCCTCGACGAGGTCTTCCTCACCCTGACGGGCCGCTCCCCGCAGCCCGTTACCGCGGTCAACTCCCCGGAAAGGAACGCCCGATGA
- a CDS encoding serine/threonine-protein kinase, which produces MSDLGRLIAGRYRLVERVGRGGMGTVWRAEDELLGRHVAVKKLFVPPHLTDDEVDTLYERTRREARSAARITHPHVIVVHDVVDDEGLPCVVMEYVPSTTLGDLVKQHGALAPEEAARIGCGMAAALRAAHGAGVLHRDVKPGNVLLGNDGRIVLTDFGIAVQSGTPSLTRTGELIGSIQYLAPERLRSTMGEPGPASDLWSLGATLYQAVEGRPPFLRDTAIETAYAIATEEPEAPRSAGDLAPVIESLLRKEPGQRMDAQEAEALLVRAAGTAPTGPYSLRDTAGPRTAPDVPLTRRQPAAAPGAPGHEGARRRRLVVRSAVAVAAAACVTGGVLMWPWGGAEATSGRGSGSAATGSTATDRPPSASPSPVPAGYHLQKEGEGFSLPVRDGWKREDPPGGEVAYVDRLAGLRINIVEFAGSDPLRHWRETEEAQTRRDNPGYERVRMDPTTFRGRPAGYWEFTFDGRVRKYRAVELAFSGADGTQYVIYLAAPDAQWNAYRPVFDTAVKGIRLGG; this is translated from the coding sequence GTGTCCGATCTGGGGCGGCTCATCGCCGGGCGGTACCGGCTCGTGGAACGGGTCGGCCGCGGCGGTATGGGCACCGTATGGCGGGCCGAGGACGAGCTGCTCGGCCGTCATGTCGCCGTGAAGAAGCTCTTCGTCCCGCCGCACCTGACCGACGACGAGGTCGACACGCTCTACGAGCGCACCCGGCGCGAGGCCCGCAGCGCCGCCCGGATCACCCACCCCCACGTGATCGTGGTGCACGACGTCGTGGACGACGAGGGCCTGCCGTGCGTCGTCATGGAGTACGTCCCCTCGACGACCCTGGGCGACCTCGTCAAGCAGCACGGCGCGCTGGCCCCGGAGGAGGCGGCCCGGATCGGCTGCGGGATGGCCGCCGCACTGCGCGCCGCCCACGGCGCCGGAGTGCTGCACCGGGACGTCAAGCCCGGCAACGTGCTGCTCGGGAACGACGGGCGCATCGTCCTGACCGACTTCGGGATCGCCGTGCAGTCCGGCACGCCGTCGCTGACCAGGACCGGCGAACTGATCGGGTCGATCCAGTACCTGGCACCGGAACGCCTGCGGAGCACGATGGGCGAGCCGGGTCCCGCCAGCGATCTGTGGTCCCTCGGCGCCACGCTGTACCAGGCGGTCGAGGGCCGGCCGCCGTTCCTCCGGGACACCGCGATCGAGACGGCGTACGCCATCGCCACGGAGGAGCCCGAGGCCCCGCGCAGCGCCGGGGACCTGGCACCGGTGATCGAGAGTCTGCTCCGGAAGGAACCCGGGCAGCGCATGGACGCCCAGGAGGCCGAGGCTCTCCTGGTCCGGGCCGCCGGAACCGCCCCCACCGGTCCGTACTCCCTGCGCGACACCGCGGGACCACGGACCGCCCCGGACGTTCCGCTCACGCGGCGGCAGCCCGCCGCGGCCCCGGGCGCCCCCGGGCACGAGGGCGCCCGCAGGCGCCGCCTGGTGGTGCGCTCCGCCGTGGCGGTGGCGGCCGCCGCCTGTGTGACCGGCGGCGTGCTGATGTGGCCCTGGGGCGGCGCCGAGGCGACGAGCGGCCGCGGGTCCGGCTCCGCTGCCACCGGCTCCACCGCCACCGACCGCCCGCCGAGCGCCTCGCCTTCCCCGGTCCCCGCCGGCTACCACCTCCAGAAGGAGGGCGAGGGCTTCTCCCTCCCCGTACGGGACGGCTGGAAGCGGGAGGACCCGCCCGGCGGCGAGGTCGCCTACGTGGACCGGCTGGCGGGCCTGCGGATCAACATCGTCGAGTTCGCGGGGTCCGATCCGCTGCGGCACTGGCGGGAGACCGAAGAGGCCCAGACGCGCCGCGACAACCCGGGATACGAGCGGGTGCGGATGGACCCCACGACGTTCCGCGGACGGCCCGCGGGCTACTGGGAGTTCACCTTCGACGGCAGGGTGCGGAAGTACCGGGCGGTGGAGCTGGCCTTCAGCGGCGCCGACGGCACCCAGTACGTGATCTACCTTGCCGCGCCGGACGCGCAGTGGAACGCCTACCGCCCGGTCTTCGACACCGCCGTCAAGGGGATCCGCCTCGGCGGATAG
- a CDS encoding glycosyltransferase 87 family protein produces MLLVAAAAMLLLVWVPACLRPGMVDLRVYRSAAPHLFGGDLYAFRLDLPGPDLFPLPFTYPPFAALLFLPLSWVPWPPVSAVWTAASILALCVLVHCCLRMADPAAPAARHRRRALLWSAALLWTEPVAVTLALGQINLLLAAGVAFAVERRSAAAAGLGVGLAAGVKLVPAVTGLYFLAHRRWSAAGWSAVAGAATVAAGWWAAPGAAHDFWLHAVGDAARVGPVGSVLNQSVRGALSRTLGHDAGWSAAWWACAVPAAVLATAAVVRTVRRADPLGALLAVQFLGLLLSPISWCHHWVWTVAAVLWLTHTPHRTRLRTAALTAWGLALGGYVVHWLALAQPDIWHFGRPWYLAALGWSYPVCAVLTLVTLLLPAAPRRAGSTPGKPEGRGGRRRERVPAAIRRGGSP; encoded by the coding sequence GTGCTGCTCGTCGCCGCCGCGGCGATGCTGCTGCTGGTGTGGGTCCCGGCCTGCCTGCGTCCGGGCATGGTGGATCTGCGGGTCTACCGGAGCGCGGCGCCGCACCTGTTCGGCGGCGATCTGTACGCCTTCCGCCTGGACCTGCCGGGACCCGACCTGTTCCCGCTGCCGTTCACCTATCCGCCCTTCGCCGCGCTGCTCTTCCTCCCGCTGTCCTGGGTGCCGTGGCCGCCGGTGAGTGCCGTCTGGACCGCGGCCTCGATCCTGGCGCTCTGCGTCCTGGTCCACTGCTGTCTGCGGATGGCCGACCCGGCCGCGCCGGCGGCGCGGCACCGGCGACGGGCCCTGCTGTGGAGCGCCGCCCTGCTGTGGACCGAGCCGGTCGCCGTCACCCTCGCGCTCGGGCAGATCAACCTGCTGCTGGCGGCGGGCGTCGCGTTCGCGGTCGAGCGGCGCTCGGCAGCCGCGGCGGGCCTCGGCGTCGGCCTGGCCGCCGGCGTGAAGCTGGTCCCGGCCGTCACCGGGCTCTACTTCCTGGCGCACCGGCGCTGGTCGGCGGCGGGCTGGTCGGCCGTGGCGGGCGCCGCCACCGTCGCGGCCGGGTGGTGGGCGGCGCCCGGGGCCGCCCACGACTTCTGGCTGCACGCGGTCGGCGACGCGGCACGGGTGGGGCCGGTCGGCTCGGTGCTCAACCAGTCGGTGCGCGGGGCGCTGTCGCGCACGCTCGGCCACGACGCCGGCTGGTCCGCCGCGTGGTGGGCCTGCGCCGTCCCGGCCGCGGTCCTGGCGACGGCGGCCGTGGTGCGCACCGTCCGCCGCGCCGATCCGCTCGGCGCGCTGCTCGCCGTCCAGTTCCTCGGCCTGCTGCTGAGCCCCATCTCGTGGTGCCATCACTGGGTCTGGACCGTCGCGGCCGTCCTGTGGCTGACCCACACCCCGCACCGGACCCGGCTGCGCACCGCGGCCCTCACCGCGTGGGGTCTCGCCCTGGGCGGGTACGTCGTCCACTGGCTCGCGCTGGCCCAGCCGGACATCTGGCACTTCGGCCGCCCCTGGTACCTGGCCGCGCTCGGCTGGAGCTATCCGGTCTGCGCCGTTCTCACCCTCGTCACGCTGCTGCTGCCCGCCGCGCCCCGGCGCGCGGGGAGCACCCCGGGAAAGCCCGAAGGCCGGGGCGGCCGGAGGCGGGAGCGGGTGCCGGCGGCTATCCGCCGAGGCGGATCCCCTTGA